A region of the Candidatus Dadabacteria bacterium genome:
CCCGGCTCCTGCGAGGGAACTTTCGCGATTACTCAGTGGAGCGGCTCTTACGCCTCTTGACAGCACTGGGACGGGATGTGGAAATTGTCATTCGAGAACCCCGTTCAAAACGACAAGGCAGACTTAGCATTGGAGCATTCTAGATCCAATACTGTTTTGTGAGCGGAACTTTATTTATTCCCATTAAGTCCCAGAAACCAGAGTGAATAAAGCGACAATGAAAAAAGTGTTTACGTTTTCCCTTTCCGTCTCCATATTTTTTCTTTTTTTCCTTGTTCTTCAGCAGATTTCCGTTTCCGCACAGGTGTTATCTTCCGGTGAGGAAATTTTCATCCAAGGGAAATGCGTAAGATGCCATACGATTGGAAAAGGAAGATTCGTGGGTCCTGATCTTCTGGGTGTAGGGGAGAGGTACTCAAGAGATGATCTGATCAGATGGGCCAAGGATCCGGAGAGCCTTTACTCTGAAAAAAAGAAAAAACCGATAAACGAGGGCTACCCTCCGATGCCACCCATGAATCTCTCAGAAAGCGACGCACAGAGAGTTGCCGATTACCTGCTGGAGTACACGCCTTCCCCAGGCCTCTCTGAAAGCGGAACGATAATGGGTCAGGTAAGGAACATCACTACACAGAAGCCGCAAGAGGGCCAGGATGTCGTTTTGATCTCGTACATGGGAGACAGGAAGGAAGAGCGGCATTTCGCCAAATCGGATTCGCTGGGCAGATTCTCTTTTCCCTCGCTGCGGTGGGACAGAAGCTATGAGATCGCGCTTTTTCACCAGGGAGTTCAGTATGTTTCGGGGAAAATGGTCTTTCTTCCTGGAAAGGATGAAATCACACTCGATCTCCCTGTCTACGATACCACGAGTTCTGACGAGAACATCTCCCTACTGTCGTTAAACGTGATTATCTACCCGAATGACGAGGGC
Encoded here:
- a CDS encoding cytochrome c; the encoded protein is MKKVFTFSLSVSIFFLFFLVLQQISVSAQVLSSGEEIFIQGKCVRCHTIGKGRFVGPDLLGVGERYSRDDLIRWAKDPESLYSEKKKKPINEGYPPMPPMNLSESDAQRVADYLLEYTPSPGLSESGTIMGQVRNITTQKPQEGQDVVLISYMGDRKEERHFAKSDSLGRFSFPSLRWDRSYEIALFHQGVQYVSGKMVFLPGKDEITLDLPVYDTTSSDENISLLSLNVIIYPNDEGSKVNVTSLHAFENSGDTVFTGEQADSDTTTLVFPIPEKAVDVTFSDGVNPEAVVRKEEKLYSRLPFLPGIKRVALGYSLPLSQIGEKFSISFDYEVGELAVFVRKTELGIRLERPRAVAEEVMIHDEAFLKYVLSGVKPGGIVLVVSNTSFFKSNLSRYLPVALFFVFAAVGIIYFLYGKNRFSSMNSEE